The DNA region ACGTCGAAGGTGTAGGTTGCCCGGCCAGTCACCTTCGCGATTCCATCCACATTGTGAACGTGGGTATTAATGACAGCATATTTATTCATGGTGCTCCTCCCTGTAATTACCTTTTGCCACCGCCTCGACAGCCCGCACGATGCTGTTGTAGCCTGTGCATCGGCAGATATTTCCTTCAATTCCTTTTCTTATCTCCCATGTGGTTGGATTAGGGTTCTCGTCGAGCAATGCCTTTGCCGACATTAACATACCAGGGGCACAAAATCCACACTGGTAGGCACCGTGATCAAGGAAGGCCTTCTGGATGGGGTGCAGTTTCCCTTTATCTTCCAGTCCTTCAACGGTAGTTATCTTGGCGCCCTCCGCCTGCATTGCAAGTACCGAGCATGACTTCACAGACATGCCGTTAATGATTACCGTACATGCCCCGCAGGATACAGTATCGCAGCCCCTCTTTGTGCCTGTGAAACCTAAATAGTCCCTTATTACTTCAACTAAAAGTGTTTTAGGGTTTATGTAAATCTCATACTCTTGCCCGTTTACTGTTAGCCGTAACAATTTTTTTTCCATATACAAGACCTCCTTTCTCACTTAGCCTCTAACCTTTTCCCAGGCCTTTTTCAACATCCTCTTCGTCAGCACACCCAGCAAATGCCTTCTGTGTTCCTCAGACGCATGGATGTCAGCAACAGGTTCAGAGTCTTCCGATGCTATTTTGCCCGCCTCGGCAAAAAGTGCTTCATCATATTTTTTTCCAATTAGCAGCTCCTCAGCCCTCTTAACCCTTTTCGGTGTTGAACCAGCATTACCAAGAACAATCCTTGCGTCCTTGCATTTGCCATTGCCGTTTAGTGTTACAGAGGCGGCTACTGCCACCACACCCATATCACTTTCGAGAAGATTGAATTTCTGATATGCGGCTCCCGTTTTTGGTTCAGGTATCGGTACCTGAACTTCCAGTACGAGCTCATCTTTGTTTAAGGCTGTTTCAAAGTAATCCACAAAAAAATCCTCAAGGGGCATTCCCCTCTCGCCGTTCATCCCCCCCATCTTTATATTTGCTTTGAGTGCAATGAGCACGGGTGCGGGGTCTCCTGCAGGGTCAGCATGGGCAAGGTTGCCGCCGAAGGTACCCCAGTTTCTAACCTGGATTGATGCGAGCTTACCCTCCATCGCCACGAGCACAGGGTAGTGCTTTGCGACCACATCGGACTTTTCAATGGCACGGTGGGTGGTAGTGGCGCCAATCTTCAACCCTGCTTTCTTGTCAAAAGTAATGTAATCAAGTTCTTTCAGACGTTTAATGTCAATCAGATAGTCGGTAACTAACAATCCCTGCCGCATCACGATCAAAAGAGATTGCCCCCCACAGATAACTTTGCACTCATCCTTATGCTCGGAAAGCATGGTGAGGGCTTCTTTGACCGAGTCGGGCTTAAGGTAGGTAAAATCGTGTATCATGCTTCTCTCCTTTCTTTAAATTTTCCAAGTTCCTTTTCCTCTACAAGCTCTTCTACATCGGTAATCCACCTTGAACTGGCTGGAACATCACCGGGCATTCCAAATTTCTCATCATCACTGACACAGGTCTTTTCCGTCTGTTCACTAATCTCTCTCGAATCCCACAAACATCCGCGATACCCTGTTTTAAAACATAGATAATAGTGTCTACCCCTGTAAATGGCACATTCAACACATAATTTGCTCGAAAAAGGACATGTCATTGTTAATTTTGCCATTGACCACCACCTTTAAGTATTTTCTTAACCCTTTTATCATTGAAGAGTTTCTTGAACCCATGATCCAAGGTATAAGGGCTACGCAATTTATCCGTACATATTACCATATTTTATCTTTTATTACCTCATACTTCCACATTTACATATGACTTTTTGTTATGACTTTTTGTATGTATTTTTGGTCCGACGATGCTTCCCATATCCTTAAATTATGGCAAAGAGACATAATGAATAAACCTTTTTCTGACGTGTTCACTATTAAGAATTTCAAAAAAATTTATATTAATTTCTTTCTCTTGTCAAGAATTTTGTTAACATTCTTTTTAGAATGATGTTCACCATAGTAAACATACCCA from Pseudomonadota bacterium includes:
- a CDS encoding (2Fe-2S)-binding protein, with amino-acid sequence MEKKLLRLTVNGQEYEIYINPKTLLVEVIRDYLGFTGTKRGCDTVSCGACTVIINGMSVKSCSVLAMQAEGAKITTVEGLEDKGKLHPIQKAFLDHGAYQCGFCAPGMLMSAKALLDENPNPTTWEIRKGIEGNICRCTGYNSIVRAVEAVAKGNYREEHHE
- a CDS encoding xanthine dehydrogenase family protein subunit M; the encoded protein is MIHDFTYLKPDSVKEALTMLSEHKDECKVICGGQSLLIVMRQGLLVTDYLIDIKRLKELDYITFDKKAGLKIGATTTHRAIEKSDVVAKHYPVLVAMEGKLASIQVRNWGTFGGNLAHADPAGDPAPVLIALKANIKMGGMNGERGMPLEDFFVDYFETALNKDELVLEVQVPIPEPKTGAAYQKFNLLESDMGVVAVAASVTLNGNGKCKDARIVLGNAGSTPKRVKRAEELLIGKKYDEALFAEAGKIASEDSEPVADIHASEEHRRHLLGVLTKRMLKKAWEKVRG